Part of the Fusarium musae strain F31 chromosome 3, whole genome shotgun sequence genome, TGCGAGACGACTGCTGGTTCGATTTTAGCATGACTTGACGTGAGAAATGCAACCCGTAGATCGCATAAGTTGATTTTTACAAGATCCTGAAGTGAACAGGTCGTTAAGTCAACGTTAGATTAAGTGTGTCAGCTCATTTGCTGCCGATGTCATCACGGATTTCGGGCTTATTAACTCCGAGCGCCTAACTTGTGGAAACCATATAAGAACATCTCAAGCCACATTTGACATGGGATATGATTTAATTATTTGAATCTTCATGGTTGATAGTAAAATTAATCACAAGTCTCAGAAAGTAGAATATAACTGTAAGAAAAAGCTGAGAGAGGACTTGGATATCCATTTTACGCCGCTTGGCTTAAATCAGTGGTGATCCAACACAGATCGAAAATCATAAGCCAGAAACAATGCTCTTGACACCTGCAAAGTCCAACTCCTCCAGTGTCTCGTTCCAAACCTGATCAACCAAAACATCACCATGTGTATAAAACCAACCTGCCAACCTAAAGCCCAGTTAGTAATCCAAATCCACGCTGATCAAGAATCAACTTACGGTGCAATCTCACAACTCATCAAAAAGCACCCATGAGACTCCTTTCCATGTCCATAGACAGCATTAGTATAGCTTGCAGCACCTCTATCAACAGGTCTTCCACAAATCGCAAAGAAGGCCCCAGCAAGCGCCCCAGCAACACCACCCATTTCATGATGACCTCCAAGGCCAGTACCCTTTGTGAGTCCTGGATCAACCATGTTGATAATCACATCATCTGGATCAACCTCTTCACAAAATCGTACGAGGAAGAGTTGGTTCAGAAGTTTTGACACACCATATCGTTCTTGGGAACTCCATGGTGTGATCTTCGGGTCGTCGAATGATGCGAGGAGTGGGCGTTCATCTTTGTTTGGGAATTTGCAGAGATGAGCTGTAAGAGAGTTTACTATTGTAAGACGAGGTGGTCCGTGGCCTGAAGTTttggtcttgaggatggggatgagaaGGATTGTGAGAAGAGCGGTGCTGAGGTGGTTGACCTGAATACCAACTTCATGACCTGTGCTAGGCACAAGTTCGAAGTTATTAGGTGAAAGACCAGCGTTAAGAATAACAAAGTCAATGCGAGAAAGCTCAGCGTCACATTTCTTAGCAAAAGCCTGGACAGAATCATAAGATTGCATATCAAGCTGCCAAACATCAATCCTAGCAGATGGTGCGATGGTTTTCAacttctcagcagcaactTTGCCTTTTTCAAGAGATCGAACTCCCATTATGAGATGAGACAGACCTAAAGAGAGGAGCTGTTTTGAAGCTTCGAAACCAAGACCTGTGTTTGAACCGGTGATGATGGCTGTGCTGCCTTGGACTTGGGGGTATTTCTCTCCGGTGGGTAGTTCGATAGTGGTGCGGAATTGGTTCTTCCAGAAGACTGGGAGCCAGAAATCTGGGAGGGGAGACATGTCTCTTGAAGGGATGGTAGATGAGTACTTTTGGTTCTTTTGGCATGGCattttgatgatggtgatgatgaaaagacgGTTGGAGAATATGGAATATTGGGAACGCAGGAGCTGAAAGGGTTGAGAATGAAGAATCCTCTTggcttatatatactatagagAGAGATATTCTGCATGTTTTATACCCAAAATCTCATTTTATGGCGTTATACAAACTATTGGTCGTGGTCGGATTCTGAACTGAATCATGCTGAAGCTGTCCCAATTAGGAAATTGAAAAAGTCTTGGCATTCTTCCAACCTCGTCATGACCAATGAGAGACTCGGGATACGCTCCCAGAAGACAACATCACAGCTATTTCAGATGCGTTGAATTGCGTGTTATAAGCGATTGCCTTGTGTTCAGGTAATGAGAGCACGGAGTTAAGATGACTGTTCACATCAAGTCCGAAGCTGCTGTCTGTCTTTGTCATGATGGGTTGGTCTTGGAACAACCATGATGTGGCCAAAAGTCTAAGCCAACAGATCAACCACAAAGACTTGTACCGCACTCTCGCTGAGGGTACACTAGGTAGATAAAGAATCAGCTTTACAAAGAATGCGAGATGTAATTCGTATCAGAACTGTATACCGATCTTGACAGCAATGTAATATACGCCCTACAATGTAGCTGGTCCCCTATCATAGCACGTCTAGTGTAAGTTAGACCGAGGATAAGTGGCTACCCACTCCCATCAGCCTAACGCAGCATTTCTAGTTGCAACAATCACCAGTAACTAATTCCAATCACTATCTCTAGTCCTCCATTTAAACCCACTATACTCGCCAGTTCCCCGAATCTCTCCCGACTTATCACCCTCTCTAGCTTATCTCACCACGATGGATAACCCACGATATGCCTCCCCCCGCCGACGCCGACTCGGAAGCTACATTTACCACCGACTACACTTCTTCTACTGACTCGCTCTTCCAAACGCACGCCAAAGAGCAAATGACATGTTTTTACCCCTCGTGTCCCTTGCGCCCTACAACACAAGTCACCCAATCACTAACCCCAATGTCAATGTCTTGGCTCTCAGAGTGGACCATGCCATTCGTGCCCCGCGATGCCGGCAACGGAGGggtccaaggtcaagatgccTTATTATCGAGACGATTCCCTTGGCTTTGAGGTTGTAGATTGCTTTTGATATCCAATTCTATTGTATTGTGTTGTACAAGACAAAATGACTGTTGTTACTCTTCCCGAACCCTTTGCTAGCATCCCCCGAGAGAACTTTCTCTTTGGCGCATCGCCTCTTCAGCCCCTCCCCAGAATATCCGCTGCTCTCGGTGGAAAGGTCAATGTCTACGCAAAGCGCGAGGACTGCAACTCCGGTCTCGCCTACGGTGGTAACAAGGTCCGAAAGCTAGAGTAAGTCGCTCTCTCAAACTCACTCATAGCACATCTAATCGAAAAATAGATACCTCGCCGCTGaggcccaagcccaaggctgtGATACCCTCGTCTCCATCGGCGGCGTCCAGTCCAACCACACCCGCGCCGTAACCGCCGTCGCCACAAAGCTCGGTCTCAAAGCCGCCACCGTCCAAGAACACTGGGTTGACTGGGAAGACCCCGGCTATGAAAAGGTCGGCAACATTCAGCTGTCGCGGCTCATGGGCGGTGATGTGAGACTTGACCCCTCGACATTCGGTATCGAGCACAAGACTACTCTCGCCAAGCTCACagatgagctcaagagcaGTGGTCGCAAGCCATACTATATCCCTGCTGGAGCTTCAGACCATCCCCTCGGCGGTCTAGGTTTCGCACGCTGGGCATTTGAAGTCGAAGCGCAGGAGAAGGAGCTCGGAATCTTCTTCGACACCATCATCGTATGCGCCGTAACAGGCTCTACATTCGCCGGCATGATCGCCGGCTTCAAGCtcgcccagaagaagaacggcTCTCCCGCGCGTAAAATCATCGGCATCGACGCCTCCGGCAAAGTACAGCAGACCTTCGACCAAGTCCTGCGCATCGCCAAGTCGACAGCTGCCAAGATCGGCCTCAGCGAGGACGACATCACAGCGGACGACGTGATCCTGGACCCCAACTACAACGCCAAGATCTACGGCATCCCTGACGAGACGACTATTGAGGCGATGAAGTTTGGCGCTGCGACTGAGGCGTTCATCACGGATCCTGTGTATGAGGGCAAGAGTTTGGCGGGGATGATGGATTTGATCAAGACGGGCAAGATCGCGAGTGGGAATGTGCTTTATGCTCATTTGGGAGGTCAATTGGCGCTCAATGCTTATTCTTCCCTGTGATATTGTACATGATAGATTGTTATTTGAGCGTAAATAGAATTAACCAAAAATTGCCTATTTCTAGAATAGTATGAGTGTCTATGGGAACCAGGGTAAATGGATAGCCTATAGCCCAGACATGCTCTTGTCCAGTGTGCTTATTAGAGCTCACAGCCTGTCTGTCACCTTTGCATTCCTTCGACGTCTCTTCTTTCTGATCCTTTAAAATCACCCAGCTAAATCCATAGTAGAATCTCTATCATTATGGGCGATTTTCAAGACACCAAGGTAGCTGTTCTATCCGCTCTAAccgacttcttcaacatctcgtcCCAAAACCTCCAAGATGCCCGCAACCACCTTCTCGAGACCTCTTACGTCATACAGTCCACCCCAGATACTATCGAGCAGACGACACTAGGAGAGCTATTCCTCAGCGACACAAAGCAAAAGGGTCATCTTGAATGGGCCATAGACGAACCCCAAGAAATCTTCATTCACGAGAAGCTCGCTGCAGTTTGGAGCGGGTGGTCTATCCGTGCCGATGATGGTACTATCATCAGTCACAAGAAGGGCATCCTTGGACTAGCCTACACTGATGG contains:
- a CDS encoding hypothetical protein (EggNog:ENOG41) translates to MPCQKNQKYSSTIPSRDMSPLPDFWLPVFWKNQFRTTIELPTGEKYPQVQGSTAIITGSNTGLGFEASKQLLSLGLSHLIMGVRSLEKGKVAAEKLKTIAPSARIDVWQLDMQSYDSVQAFAKKCDAELSRIDFVILNAGLSPNNFELVPSTGHEVGIQVNHLSTALLTILLIPILKTKTSGHGPPRLTIVNSLTAHLCKFPNKDERPLLASFDDPKITPWSSQERYGVSKLLNQLFLVRFCEEVDPDDVIINMVDPGLTKGTGLGGHHEMGGVAGALAGAFFAICGRPVDRGAASYTNAVYGHGKESHGCFLMSCEIAPLAGWFYTHGDVLVDQVWNETLEELDFAGVKSIVSGL